From one Pseudothermotoga sp. genomic stretch:
- a CDS encoding secondary thiamine-phosphate synthase enzyme YjbQ, protein MVDITDQIQKLISDSGLKNGVCFIFVPHTTAAITINEGADSSVRFDIIEKLSRLVPADGNYRHLEGNADAHIKASLIGSSVMVLVNDGELALGTWQRIFFCEFDGPRARQIFVQTLETRS, encoded by the coding sequence ATGGTAGATATCACTGATCAAATTCAAAAGTTAATATCGGATTCAGGGTTGAAGAACGGTGTGTGTTTCATCTTTGTGCCTCACACGACGGCTGCGATAACCATAAACGAGGGGGCAGACAGTTCCGTTCGATTCGACATCATTGAGAAACTTTCTAGGTTGGTACCGGCAGATGGAAATTATCGCCATCTTGAAGGCAACGCTGATGCACACATAAAGGCAAGTTTGATTGGCTCTTCTGTGATGGTCCTAGTGAATGATGGAGAACTTGCCCTCGGTACTTGGCAGCGGATATTCTTTTGTGAGTTCGATGGACCGAGGGCAAGGCAAATTTTCGTTCAAACTTTAGAAACTAGATCCTGA
- the minD gene encoding septum site-determining protein MinD, producing the protein MAKVIVVTSGKGGVGKTTVTANLGCTLAKFGDKVCVIDADIGLKNLDVVLGLENRVVHTLIDVVNGKVSAQEALVKHKQQRNLYLLATSQVATKEMVSPEDMKAVVKALHPLFDYIIIDSPAGIERGFRNAVAPAELALIVTTPELPALSDADRVVGLLENLGFDEKSMKVILNRFKSKMVKAGEMLTEQDVATTLALEIIGVVPDCEDVIIATNKGIPVVLNGDLNVTKVFENIARRLKGETIPLDQDLSQAQEKGFLSFFKNLFGKKRS; encoded by the coding sequence GTGGCTAAAGTCATCGTTGTCACTTCAGGTAAAGGTGGTGTTGGTAAGACCACGGTGACGGCCAATCTTGGTTGCACCCTGGCGAAGTTTGGTGACAAAGTTTGTGTGATAGATGCAGACATAGGCCTCAAGAATCTTGATGTGGTGTTGGGCTTGGAGAACAGGGTTGTGCACACGTTGATCGATGTGGTGAATGGTAAGGTGAGCGCTCAGGAAGCTCTTGTGAAACACAAGCAGCAGCGAAATCTCTATCTTCTAGCAACGTCTCAGGTTGCAACCAAGGAAATGGTCTCACCAGAAGACATGAAAGCGGTAGTGAAAGCTTTGCATCCGTTGTTTGACTACATCATCATAGATTCTCCGGCGGGAATAGAGAGAGGTTTCAGAAACGCTGTCGCTCCAGCAGAACTTGCGTTGATAGTTACCACACCAGAACTCCCCGCGCTCTCCGATGCTGACAGGGTCGTCGGTCTACTCGAAAATTTAGGATTTGACGAGAAGTCTATGAAGGTTATATTGAACAGGTTCAAATCCAAGATGGTCAAAGCTGGAGAAATGCTCACCGAGCAAGATGTTGCAACCACACTGGCACTGGAAATAATCGGTGTGGTACCGGACTGTGAAGATGTGATAATCGCTACGAACAAGGGTATCCCAGTGGTATTGAATGGCGATTTGAATGTGACAAAAGTTTTTGAAAACATCGCTAGGCGTCTCAAGGGGGAAACTATACCGTTGGATCAAGATCTATCACAAGCGCAAGAAAAAGGCTTTTTGTCCTTCTTCAAGAATCTGTTTGGTAAGAAGAGGAGCTGA
- a CDS encoding CBS domain-containing protein gives MKNWMSTDFPSISVKASVQEALNQMRKHRTDYCVATDEEGKFAGFVYKNNIANANFEASVENYVSFPDFYVHEDSYIEEAALTFRESHESCLAVVDEEMKVKGVVTLTEVLEAFVAITAMDEPGVRVLMVLQDKPGELKKVLDVFAMNNINVLAVNTVKRDGLRSLSIKVDAHEPKQIEWLLKEHGIKFEKLVKEEGF, from the coding sequence GTGAAAAACTGGATGAGTACGGACTTTCCATCCATAAGTGTCAAAGCAAGTGTACAGGAAGCTCTCAACCAAATGAGAAAGCACAGAACGGATTACTGTGTGGCGACAGATGAAGAGGGAAAGTTTGCAGGTTTTGTGTACAAGAACAACATCGCTAATGCAAACTTTGAAGCCAGTGTAGAAAATTACGTTTCCTTCCCGGACTTTTATGTACACGAAGATAGTTACATCGAAGAAGCTGCACTAACTTTCAGGGAATCACACGAAAGTTGCTTAGCAGTCGTCGATGAAGAAATGAAAGTCAAAGGTGTGGTAACCTTGACTGAGGTACTCGAAGCTTTCGTTGCGATCACTGCCATGGATGAACCTGGTGTACGTGTACTCATGGTCCTTCAAGACAAACCTGGCGAACTCAAAAAAGTTCTGGATGTCTTTGCAATGAACAACATAAACGTTCTTGCAGTCAATACGGTCAAGCGTGACGGGCTTCGCAGCTTGTCGATAAAAGTGGATGCTCATGAACCAAAGCAAATCGAATGGCTTCTGAAAGAACATGGCATCAAATTTGAAAAGCTAGTGAAGGAGGAAGGCTTCTGA
- a CDS encoding undecaprenyl-diphosphate phosphatase produces MFLAAVQGATEFLPISSSGHLLLASELLRGELNLKMAVLLHVGSLFAVLLFVRRSILRVFKDWKFLVNLVISTIPAAFVGIFFEDLVERAFSSLFLLPLLFAINALVLTLASLKNGDRSLEQMNVQHALLIGLFQAVAVFPGISRSGMALSAALLLGYKREEAVKYAFLMAIPVLAGASLLKLKGASIFMDLSFFVSFLSSLLALFVLRKVVLVGKLKVFASYCLAVAFLVFVLG; encoded by the coding sequence TTGTTCTTGGCTGCCGTGCAAGGTGCAACCGAGTTTTTACCCATATCGAGTTCTGGTCACCTTCTTTTGGCATCAGAGCTCCTTCGTGGAGAGTTGAATCTTAAGATGGCTGTTCTACTCCACGTTGGTAGCTTGTTCGCCGTTTTACTCTTCGTTCGTCGTTCAATCCTCAGAGTTTTCAAAGATTGGAAATTTTTGGTCAATCTGGTTATTTCAACAATACCAGCAGCATTCGTAGGTATATTTTTCGAGGATTTGGTGGAACGAGCGTTTTCTAGCCTTTTTCTTTTACCATTGCTGTTCGCTATCAACGCGCTCGTGCTAACTCTCGCCTCACTGAAGAATGGTGATAGGAGTTTGGAGCAGATGAACGTTCAGCACGCATTGCTGATAGGTTTGTTTCAAGCCGTTGCTGTTTTCCCCGGCATATCTCGTAGCGGTATGGCTTTATCTGCAGCTTTGCTACTCGGTTACAAAAGAGAAGAGGCCGTAAAGTATGCTTTCCTAATGGCCATACCAGTACTCGCAGGTGCGAGTTTATTGAAATTGAAGGGAGCCTCAATTTTCATGGATCTGAGCTTTTTTGTCTCATTTTTGAGCAGTTTGCTGGCTCTGTTCGTTTTGAGAAAAGTGGTCTTGGTTGGCAAATTGAAAGTGTTCGCAAGTTATTGTCTAGCGGTGGCCTTTTTGGTTTTTGTTCTGGGGTGA
- a CDS encoding MBL fold metallo-hydrolase, with amino-acid sequence MKFEVLITGGSIRVPPYVAAPYCTVALLSDEKRMVLIEPGSFPAWEALERSFKEKGLKAEDITDLVISHVHMDHIFCSIFFKNAVVHVHEKYIERNYSSFGPIAGLFYPMVLNSWKEVHPIKDGDVLFDCVKVFHTPYHSSDHVSLLIQTENMGRVFMPGDICYSRIEYFEYMKGYKKDDVAKFLKTISKDCDWIVFTHDLPMKVVG; translated from the coding sequence ATGAAGTTCGAGGTTCTGATAACTGGTGGAAGCATCAGAGTGCCTCCATATGTGGCAGCACCGTACTGTACTGTAGCGCTTTTGAGCGATGAAAAAAGGATGGTTCTCATAGAGCCAGGTAGTTTTCCGGCGTGGGAGGCGCTCGAACGGTCGTTCAAAGAAAAAGGTTTGAAAGCCGAAGACATAACTGATTTAGTCATCTCACACGTTCATATGGATCATATATTCTGTTCCATATTCTTCAAAAACGCGGTCGTTCATGTACATGAGAAATACATAGAAAGAAACTACTCTTCCTTTGGACCGATCGCTGGTTTATTTTACCCGATGGTTTTGAACAGTTGGAAAGAGGTTCATCCAATCAAGGATGGAGACGTACTCTTCGATTGCGTCAAGGTTTTCCACACTCCTTATCACTCCTCCGACCATGTGTCGCTGCTGATCCAAACGGAGAACATGGGAAGGGTCTTCATGCCCGGGGACATATGTTACAGCAGGATTGAGTACTTTGAATACATGAAGGGTTACAAGAAAGATGACGTCGCAAAATTCCTCAAGACCATTTCTAAAGATTGTGACTGGATCGTTTTCACACACGATTTGCCTATGAAGGTGGTGGGGTGA
- a CDS encoding carboxymuconolactone decarboxylase family protein, with amino-acid sequence MVEEFVNYRAKLNQLIEKKGNLHTKRFMNLDAQVYEKGVLDTKTKEMLGLVASMVLRCNDCITYHMIRLFQLGTSDEEFFEIFNVALIVGGSIVIPHLRKAVEVLEELRELEKNGKTVSL; translated from the coding sequence ATGGTTGAAGAATTCGTAAATTACAGAGCGAAATTGAATCAGCTCATAGAGAAGAAAGGTAACCTACACACGAAGCGTTTCATGAATCTCGACGCACAGGTTTACGAAAAAGGCGTCTTGGACACCAAGACCAAAGAGATGCTCGGTTTGGTAGCCTCGATGGTGCTCAGATGCAACGATTGCATAACTTACCATATGATAAGACTCTTCCAATTGGGAACGAGTGATGAAGAGTTTTTTGAAATCTTCAACGTTGCCTTGATAGTCGGTGGTTCAATAGTCATACCGCATCTGCGAAAAGCAGTAGAAGTGTTGGAAGAACTGAGGGAGCTTGAAAAGAATGGCAAGACTGTTTCTCTTTGA
- the polA gene encoding DNA polymerase I, giving the protein MARLFLFDGTGLAFRAYHAIDQSLSTSNGVPTNATYGLMRMMLKFLKEWVKEGDYTGFAMDKKTKTYRHELLAEYKAHRPSAPDAMLQQLPYIKRGVEALGVKVLEYEGCEADDVIATLAKKGESIFEEIHIVSGDKDMLQLVSDRIKVWRPVKGISELEMYDEKKVLEKFSVRPRYIVDLLALAGDAIDNVPGVQGIGPKTAVELISRYGSLEEIYEKIDKSSKIGKMLFQYREDAFKSKRLVTLMTNLELGLDWEELRYKGFNQERLVEFFKELEFSSLMKELGLYSQQPEQTPYKTVSTEAEFEKLLQRIHASQYVVIDVETDSLIPLDAHLVGVSVALPDKSSYYVPVGHKKGPNLPLEKVLKGLKTVLEDKTTRIIGQNLKYDYAVFMMYGLRPNVPTFDTMIAAYLLNPDEKKFGLDELALKFLNYKMMSFDDLVKSSSPLFSAVTFADVDVHDATRYSAEDADVTRKLYELLNVKLHEQGLTEVLEKIEMPLIPILAEMELTGVYVDVSYLKDLSMKYNVKMDELSRQIFDLAGEVFNLNSPKQTAYVLFEKLKIKPKGKTPSGEPSTRADILEDLVEEHPIVPLILSYRKYQKLKSTYLDVLPKLVHPKTNRIHTSFHQTGTATGRLSSSDPNLQNLPSRQEEGREIRKAIVPQHPNWKIVSADYSQIELRVLAHMSKDENLIEAFIKDKDVHTFTASRIFGVREEDVDPQQRAIGKMVNFSIIYGVSAYGLSQRTGLSFRQAEAFIKEYFELYPGVRDYLTKVISFAKTHGHVRTLFGRKREVPQLRSSDVSVRQEGERIAVNTPIQGTAADIMKLAMINVYNFLKENKLRAKMILQIHDELVLEVPNEEVEFVSTRVKEIMETVVKLSVPLKTDVKVSDHWE; this is encoded by the coding sequence ATGGCAAGACTGTTTCTCTTTGACGGTACTGGTCTTGCTTTCAGGGCTTATCATGCCATCGATCAGTCGCTGAGCACAAGTAATGGTGTTCCTACGAACGCAACTTACGGCTTGATGAGGATGATGCTAAAGTTCTTGAAAGAGTGGGTCAAGGAAGGCGATTACACAGGTTTTGCGATGGATAAAAAAACGAAAACTTACCGACACGAGTTACTCGCTGAATACAAGGCTCACAGGCCTTCCGCTCCGGATGCTATGTTGCAACAACTGCCATACATAAAACGTGGCGTTGAGGCGCTCGGGGTGAAGGTACTCGAGTATGAAGGTTGTGAAGCAGACGATGTCATCGCTACACTTGCGAAGAAAGGTGAATCAATCTTCGAAGAAATCCACATCGTCAGTGGAGACAAAGATATGCTTCAACTCGTGAGTGACAGAATAAAAGTTTGGCGTCCTGTGAAGGGGATTTCTGAATTGGAGATGTACGATGAAAAGAAGGTTTTAGAGAAGTTTTCTGTCCGACCGAGATACATAGTTGATCTGTTGGCGCTCGCGGGGGATGCCATCGACAATGTGCCAGGTGTACAAGGTATTGGTCCGAAAACAGCCGTTGAACTCATCTCACGCTATGGAAGCTTGGAGGAAATATACGAAAAGATCGACAAGAGCAGTAAGATAGGTAAAATGCTCTTCCAGTATAGAGAGGACGCCTTCAAAAGTAAGCGCCTTGTGACATTGATGACCAACCTTGAACTTGGTCTAGATTGGGAGGAGTTAAGGTATAAAGGTTTCAATCAGGAACGGCTCGTGGAATTTTTCAAAGAGTTGGAATTTTCAAGTTTGATGAAGGAACTTGGACTTTACAGCCAACAACCCGAGCAAACGCCATACAAAACAGTCTCAACAGAAGCGGAATTTGAAAAACTTTTGCAACGCATACACGCTAGCCAGTACGTTGTCATCGATGTTGAGACAGATTCTTTGATACCCTTAGATGCACATTTGGTTGGTGTTTCAGTGGCATTGCCAGATAAAAGTAGTTATTATGTACCAGTGGGTCACAAAAAAGGGCCAAACTTACCATTGGAAAAAGTTCTGAAGGGTTTGAAAACGGTCCTTGAGGACAAGACTACCAGGATCATCGGACAGAACTTGAAGTACGATTACGCTGTGTTCATGATGTATGGTCTCAGACCCAACGTGCCGACGTTTGATACCATGATCGCAGCCTATTTGTTGAACCCTGATGAGAAAAAGTTCGGCCTCGATGAACTGGCTTTGAAATTCCTCAACTATAAGATGATGAGCTTTGACGATTTGGTGAAGAGTTCTTCGCCCTTGTTCAGTGCGGTTACCTTTGCCGATGTTGATGTTCATGATGCGACGAGGTATTCTGCCGAGGATGCCGATGTCACGAGAAAATTGTACGAGCTTTTGAATGTGAAGTTGCATGAACAAGGCTTGACCGAGGTTTTGGAAAAAATAGAAATGCCGTTGATACCAATACTTGCGGAGATGGAATTAACGGGTGTTTATGTTGACGTTTCTTACCTTAAGGATTTATCAATGAAATACAATGTGAAGATGGATGAACTTTCGAGGCAGATATTCGATCTCGCCGGAGAAGTGTTCAATTTGAATTCACCGAAGCAGACAGCTTACGTGTTGTTCGAAAAGTTGAAGATCAAACCGAAGGGTAAAACACCGAGTGGTGAACCTTCCACCAGAGCTGATATTCTGGAAGACTTGGTTGAAGAGCATCCCATCGTACCGCTGATCCTTTCTTACAGGAAATATCAGAAATTGAAATCGACGTACCTAGATGTGTTACCGAAACTCGTTCATCCAAAAACAAACCGTATTCATACAAGTTTTCACCAGACTGGAACCGCTACGGGAAGGTTGAGCAGCAGCGATCCAAATTTGCAGAATTTACCCAGCAGGCAAGAGGAAGGCAGAGAGATAAGAAAGGCGATCGTACCTCAACACCCAAACTGGAAGATTGTGAGTGCTGATTATTCTCAGATTGAGCTCAGAGTGCTGGCACACATGAGCAAAGATGAAAATCTCATTGAAGCGTTCATCAAGGACAAAGACGTTCACACGTTTACTGCTTCACGCATATTCGGTGTGAGGGAAGAAGATGTTGACCCACAACAAAGGGCCATAGGTAAAATGGTCAACTTTTCCATCATATATGGAGTGTCTGCATACGGTTTATCGCAACGCACAGGTCTTTCCTTCAGGCAAGCGGAAGCTTTCATAAAGGAATACTTTGAGCTTTATCCAGGCGTGAGGGATTATCTGACGAAAGTCATATCTTTCGCGAAAACTCACGGACACGTGAGAACATTGTTCGGAAGAAAGCGTGAAGTACCGCAGTTGAGATCCTCCGACGTTTCGGTCAGGCAAGAAGGCGAAAGAATAGCCGTCAATACACCAATCCAAGGCACTGCTGCCGATATAATGAAACTTGCCATGATAAACGTTTACAACTTCCTCAAAGAAAATAAACTCAGAGCGAAGATGATACTTCAAATTCACGATGAACTCGTTCTAGAGGTTCCAAACGAGGAGGTGGAATTCGTCAGCACCAGGGTCAAGGAGATCATGGAAACAGTGGTAAAATTATCGGTACCACTGAAAACGGATGTAAAGGTATCCGATCACTGGGAATGA
- a CDS encoding chemotaxis protein CheX, with protein MDARIVNALIAAIINTLRTLLNVSPTIGKPGLLKEIKPKFDMITVIGFSGNVDGNLIYSFSPSTALKVVSKMMGLPYDNLDELAMSAIGELGNMIAGALAMNLEKAGCRIVISPPTVVTGNNLKLAVEGLAINLPASIFDGDDAEVILSAKGSMKCSQQ; from the coding sequence ATGGATGCACGGATCGTGAATGCATTGATAGCTGCTATCATCAACACGCTGAGAACCCTTTTGAATGTCTCACCGACGATCGGAAAACCCGGTTTGTTGAAGGAAATAAAGCCGAAGTTCGATATGATAACTGTTATAGGTTTTTCTGGAAACGTGGATGGAAACCTCATATACTCTTTCAGTCCAAGCACAGCACTCAAAGTTGTTTCTAAAATGATGGGTTTGCCGTACGATAATTTGGATGAACTCGCCATGAGTGCAATAGGTGAGCTTGGAAATATGATCGCCGGTGCACTCGCCATGAACCTGGAGAAGGCTGGATGCAGGATAGTCATAAGTCCTCCCACTGTTGTGACTGGAAACAATCTCAAACTTGCTGTGGAAGGGCTCGCAATAAATCTTCCAGCATCGATCTTTGACGGTGACGATGCAGAAGTTATACTTTCCGCTAAGGGTTCGATGAAATGTTCTCAGCAGTGA
- the raiA gene encoding ribosome-associated translation inhibitor RaiA gives MNYRFTTRGFEATTAMQQYLEKRLEKVDRVIRDEELVSAEIKAEKDAVNYVVKANLNLRGKVIVVQEKHPDLYTAMDNLCDALEKKVKKLKSTIRDKHREPKQTEIPISAEESEEDIVETRRLPLNVMPLEEAVLQFKTMERQFFLFRNSETNEINLLLLRKDGKLSLYEFVE, from the coding sequence GTGAATTACAGATTCACAACGAGGGGTTTCGAAGCGACAACAGCGATGCAGCAGTATCTTGAAAAAAGGTTAGAAAAGGTTGACAGAGTCATAAGGGATGAGGAATTGGTGTCCGCAGAGATCAAGGCTGAGAAGGACGCTGTTAACTACGTGGTGAAGGCGAATTTGAACCTTAGAGGGAAAGTGATCGTTGTTCAAGAGAAACACCCAGATCTTTACACGGCGATGGATAATCTGTGTGACGCTCTAGAGAAAAAAGTGAAGAAGCTCAAATCGACGATCAGAGACAAACACAGAGAGCCAAAGCAAACCGAGATTCCAATCTCTGCGGAGGAAAGTGAAGAAGACATAGTTGAAACGAGGAGATTGCCTTTGAATGTGATGCCCTTGGAGGAAGCTGTTCTCCAGTTCAAAACCATGGAAAGGCAGTTCTTCCTGTTCAGAAACAGTGAGACGAATGAGATCAATCTTTTATTGCTCAGAAAGGATGGCAAGCTCAGTTTGTATGAATTCGTTGAATGA
- a CDS encoding Rne/Rng family ribonuclease, with amino-acid sequence MSTVLIINVQKDFVSGAIVEDGELQEIFDEENETIAGNLYVGSVQKIVPGLNAAFIDIGEGKNGFLRISDVGKSYIQQVLGSKQLQEGTKLLVQVKHDAVGQKGPQLTCKLSLVGRYVVYFPLSRVRGVSKKIVDPRERERLKSIFSKLEKNEGLVVRTAAEGIPAETIEEEVQSLKEEWRQVLNSFKKARKVKLLRREPTAIDYILRERLNKNIDEVFVNDPEVCEMVKQEVKKISKSILVHFLEGDLFERFNVYHQLNVLQRRTIDLPSGGYVALDTTEAMTVFDVNSASSTMGKNQAELAFRTNVEAAKEIARQLRLRNIGGIIIVDFIGMPNRDYYDQLFKKIRESFEKDPAHVELLGFTRLGLFEMTRKRRTPSSEQLLFSACPVCKGSGRVFSATIVLRRLFNELNKIDLAQYSSVKINLHQRFSGYSEKIKTLVSEYKDKIKISFSNSDPNDFEITLSKKV; translated from the coding sequence GTGTCTACTGTTTTGATCATAAATGTTCAGAAAGATTTCGTGAGTGGTGCGATCGTTGAGGATGGTGAACTTCAGGAAATTTTCGATGAAGAGAACGAAACGATCGCTGGAAACCTCTATGTCGGATCGGTACAGAAAATCGTTCCCGGATTGAATGCAGCATTCATCGATATAGGTGAAGGTAAGAACGGTTTTTTGAGAATCTCAGATGTTGGAAAGTCCTACATCCAGCAGGTACTCGGTTCAAAACAGTTACAAGAAGGCACGAAACTTTTGGTTCAGGTGAAACACGATGCGGTGGGGCAGAAAGGCCCACAACTCACGTGTAAACTCTCACTCGTTGGTCGTTACGTGGTCTATTTCCCCCTATCCCGAGTTAGGGGGGTGTCGAAGAAAATTGTTGATCCTCGAGAAAGGGAGAGGTTGAAAAGCATCTTCTCCAAGTTGGAAAAGAATGAGGGGCTCGTCGTTAGGACAGCTGCAGAAGGGATACCTGCGGAAACCATCGAGGAAGAAGTTCAGTCTCTGAAGGAAGAATGGCGACAGGTCCTCAACAGTTTCAAAAAGGCAAGGAAGGTGAAATTGCTCAGAAGAGAACCAACTGCGATCGATTATATATTGAGAGAACGGTTGAACAAGAATATAGACGAAGTTTTTGTGAATGATCCAGAAGTTTGTGAAATGGTCAAGCAAGAAGTCAAAAAAATCAGCAAATCAATCCTTGTACATTTTTTAGAGGGCGATCTGTTTGAGCGTTTCAACGTCTATCATCAACTCAACGTTTTGCAGAGACGTACGATAGATCTTCCCAGCGGAGGTTATGTGGCCCTCGACACAACTGAAGCTATGACTGTGTTCGATGTTAACTCAGCGAGTTCCACGATGGGTAAGAATCAGGCCGAACTGGCATTCAGAACGAACGTGGAAGCCGCGAAAGAGATTGCCAGACAGCTCAGGTTGAGAAACATAGGTGGAATAATTATTGTAGACTTCATCGGTATGCCGAACAGAGATTATTACGATCAACTTTTCAAGAAAATCCGTGAATCTTTTGAGAAAGACCCCGCGCACGTGGAACTTTTAGGTTTCACTAGACTCGGCTTGTTCGAGATGACGCGCAAAAGACGAACTCCTTCCAGTGAACAACTCCTCTTCTCGGCATGCCCAGTTTGTAAGGGTTCTGGGAGAGTGTTTTCGGCGACCATAGTGCTCAGGAGGTTGTTCAACGAGTTGAACAAAATCGATTTGGCTCAATACAGCTCGGTGAAGATAAACTTACACCAGAGATTTTCAGGCTATTCTGAAAAGATCAAAACCTTAGTTTCGGAGTACAAAGACAAGATCAAAATCAGTTTCAGCAATTCAGATCCAAACGATTTTGAGATCACCCTCTCAAAGAAAGTTTAG
- the fliD gene encoding flagellar filament capping protein FliD, which translates to MDAISKIASSINYRYQSTRIQFGGLASGLSTSDIVDALLELESKPAQRLYQKYEDLGLKQKAYQQLEEKLENFGTFLTSFKLQSTLMAKRVSIDSQNVSIDASASAKVGTYYIKVLSIASRSSFLSGRTLGPQIDVSTKFGDLIYRYNPTDSVLKIQLGASIHTVNISKNDTISDIIDKLDDIFGEGNVKFEDGKLVIESSQAFALRTESGTFGFVFNLNNAPVVQESGKYVLRSTAHLGAVALHKTLSQIANYRNITIESGTLKINGVQINVSTNMTLKQLIDAINSSSAGVTAMYDANSDKLLITSNQTGANMISLEDGSSNLLNLLGLDVGQFNIGNVTRVQLSSDNVNWVDLYSSTLELTHMGLSIKVREVFDTAVKFSVENDVESIVSKVKEFVKNWNELMEYIYNKMNEKPITGKKKEEMTEEEKLQGMLRRDSLLNEIFFKLRSFITTRIEGDISYLWQLGIETSKFGYQNMKTGKLELDEEKLRNLLREDPQKVWTFFGGPDGFAQRVQSYMRELTKFGGRIDSLAGITGTITKQLRDLAKQLETWLERLQKRETYLWNKFSAMEEVVSRMQAQGNWLAQFSSLRTNNR; encoded by the coding sequence GCAGAGGTTATACCAAAAATACGAGGACTTGGGATTGAAACAAAAAGCCTATCAACAGCTGGAGGAGAAGCTCGAAAATTTTGGAACGTTCCTCACCAGTTTCAAACTCCAATCTACGTTGATGGCAAAAAGAGTCTCGATCGATTCACAAAATGTCTCGATTGACGCCTCCGCTTCGGCCAAAGTCGGCACTTATTACATTAAGGTTCTATCGATAGCGAGTAGAAGCTCGTTTCTCAGCGGAAGGACTCTGGGACCTCAAATCGATGTTTCAACGAAGTTTGGTGATCTGATCTACAGGTACAATCCAACCGATTCTGTTCTGAAGATCCAGCTTGGTGCTTCAATACATACGGTGAACATCTCGAAGAACGATACGATTTCTGACATCATCGATAAGCTCGACGATATTTTTGGGGAAGGCAACGTCAAGTTCGAAGATGGAAAACTCGTGATAGAAAGTTCTCAAGCGTTTGCACTTCGAACCGAGAGTGGTACATTCGGTTTCGTTTTCAATCTGAACAACGCACCCGTTGTTCAAGAAAGTGGGAAGTATGTTTTACGCAGCACCGCACACTTAGGTGCAGTGGCTCTCCACAAAACACTCTCTCAAATTGCAAACTACAGGAACATCACGATCGAGAGTGGCACGCTCAAAATAAATGGTGTTCAAATCAATGTGAGTACCAACATGACTTTGAAACAACTCATAGATGCCATAAATTCGAGTTCTGCTGGTGTGACCGCAATGTACGATGCCAACTCTGACAAATTGCTCATCACGTCGAATCAAACTGGAGCAAACATGATCAGCTTGGAAGATGGAAGTTCAAATTTGCTCAATCTACTCGGCTTGGATGTAGGTCAATTCAACATCGGGAATGTGACCCGCGTTCAACTCAGTAGCGACAATGTCAACTGGGTTGATCTCTACTCATCCACGTTGGAGCTCACCCATATGGGGCTTTCCATCAAGGTGAGAGAAGTCTTCGATACAGCGGTGAAGTTCTCGGTTGAGAACGACGTTGAATCCATCGTTTCGAAAGTGAAGGAGTTCGTTAAAAATTGGAACGAACTGATGGAATACATCTACAACAAGATGAACGAAAAACCCATAACGGGGAAGAAAAAGGAAGAAATGACGGAGGAAGAAAAACTTCAAGGTATGCTTCGGAGAGATTCCCTTTTGAACGAAATATTCTTCAAACTCAGAAGCTTCATAACAACACGCATCGAAGGCGATATTTCTTACTTATGGCAGTTGGGTATAGAAACGAGCAAATTTGGATATCAAAACATGAAAACGGGGAAACTCGAATTGGACGAGGAAAAGTTGAGGAATCTTTTGAGGGAAGATCCCCAAAAAGTCTGGACATTCTTCGGAGGACCGGACGGTTTTGCTCAAAGAGTTCAATCTTACATGAGGGAACTCACAAAGTTCGGTGGAAGAATAGACAGCCTAGCAGGTATCACTGGAACTATCACGAAACAGTTGAGAGACCTAGCGAAACAGTTGGAAACATGGTTGGAACGATTGCAAAAGAGAGAAACTTATTTGTGGAACAAATTCTCAGCGATGGAAGAAGTCGTGTCAAGAATGCAAGCGCAAGGAAACTGGCTTGCGCAATTTTCCTCCCTGAGAACGAACAACCGCTAA